From Candidatus Leptovillus gracilis, the proteins below share one genomic window:
- a CDS encoding four helix bundle protein yields MAKGDDIEERLVEFAVMVIAVTDRLPDSRAGNHLAGQLVRSGTSPAAHYAEARGAESPRDFVHKLKLCAKELNESRVWLKIIGKGKLLPREQIIETFRECDELCRILNTSIKTAKQTLKDTPTP; encoded by the coding sequence ATGGCGAAGGGTGATGATATTGAGGAGCGGTTGGTGGAGTTTGCGGTGATGGTGATTGCGGTGACGGATAGGCTGCCCGATTCGCGGGCGGGAAATCATCTGGCGGGGCAGTTGGTGCGCAGCGGCACGAGTCCGGCGGCGCATTACGCCGAAGCACGGGGCGCGGAAAGCCCGCGCGACTTCGTCCACAAGCTGAAATTGTGCGCCAAAGAACTCAACGAATCGCGTGTCTGGCTCAAAATCATCGGCAAAGGCAAACTGCTGCCCCGTGAACAAATCATCGAAACCTTCCGCGAGTGCGACGAACTCTGCCGCATCCTGAACACCAGCATTAAAACTGCCAAACAAACCCTCAAGGACACCCCCACCCCATGA